From a single Gimesia fumaroli genomic region:
- a CDS encoding LexA family protein, translating into MTTFKAGTAAGSLAEFELGLQFRSSRSFPFRRDNPMKRLTAKQQTILSFIRVYRAKTGFSPTVREIASAFGIRSTNGVADHLKALEQKGHLKRLETMPRGIEVIENLRIQLCGDVS; encoded by the coding sequence ATGACGACTTTTAAAGCTGGCACTGCTGCAGGGAGTCTGGCAGAATTTGAACTCGGTCTGCAGTTTCGCAGCTCCAGATCTTTTCCTTTCAGAAGAGACAATCCAATGAAACGATTAACGGCAAAACAACAAACCATATTGAGTTTTATTCGTGTCTATCGCGCCAAAACGGGATTCTCACCCACAGTCCGAGAAATCGCCTCTGCTTTCGGTATCCGTTCCACCAACGGCGTTGCCGACCATCTGAAAGCACTGGAGCAGAAAGGGCATCTGAAGCGACTGGAGACGATGCCAAGAGGTATTGAGGTAATCGAAAATCTGCGAATTCAGCTCTGCGGGGATGTATCGTGA
- a CDS encoding FAD-dependent oxidoreductase, translating to MGKQGIVVLGAGLQGTCVALSLAHRGYAVTLIESHPAPLRAASLRNEGKIHLGFVYALDHSGATQRKMLEAALCFSPLLDRWCGALPC from the coding sequence ATGGGTAAACAAGGGATTGTTGTTCTAGGAGCTGGACTTCAGGGGACTTGTGTGGCCTTGTCGCTTGCACATCGGGGGTATGCGGTCACGCTGATTGAGTCTCATCCAGCACCATTGCGTGCAGCCAGTTTACGCAACGAAGGCAAGATTCATTTGGGGTTTGTGTACGCACTTGACCACAGTGGTGCGACGCAACGCAAGATGCTGGAAGCAGCCCTCTGCTTTTCACCCCTGCTCGATCGATGGTGCGGCGCGCTGCCATGCTGA
- a CDS encoding GAF domain-containing protein produces MTELEQKSNTAEPANDMHANLFSGLMQQVTQGATLDSVLNSVYENFNSILPFNRIGCALIDESGERVVARWCRSETKVILGKNFSAPLKGSSLQFVLEQRRPRILNDLEEYLQKHPHSVSTRLIVNEGIRSSFTFPLTVEGHGIGFLFFSSTETNAYSKTHLALFKEIAGLLSLVILIASQRKQTTTSDREYIVLLNKLVSSASPRSAHVIQLVSQLAPGLSPQHITHYESAATLIETRDFISANDDREHEAIAAIINQIPELETVSTIIERFDNESDLLSLQIDSIQNEPLSLAANLIRTVQEYKKLEHAHSSNHLPFEHLRRQEEVFAPFIVDELERVIIASNGETTQQVTIKELVDGMIFKEHVVASDGAILVSSHHIVNRHIRQRLENYGNSGMRVMEPLLVTCSPETAT; encoded by the coding sequence ATGACAGAACTCGAACAAAAAAGTAATACCGCTGAACCTGCGAACGATATGCACGCCAACTTATTTTCCGGTTTGATGCAGCAAGTCACACAAGGGGCAACGCTGGATAGCGTATTGAATTCGGTTTACGAGAATTTCAACTCGATTTTGCCATTTAATCGCATCGGATGCGCTTTGATCGATGAATCAGGAGAACGAGTCGTCGCACGCTGGTGCCGTTCCGAGACGAAAGTCATCCTCGGCAAAAATTTTAGTGCCCCACTCAAAGGGTCTTCACTTCAATTTGTGTTGGAACAAAGACGCCCCAGAATTCTGAATGACCTTGAAGAGTATCTGCAAAAACACCCCCACTCCGTCTCAACGCGTTTGATTGTGAATGAAGGAATTCGGTCTTCTTTCACATTTCCACTGACGGTCGAAGGGCACGGGATTGGGTTCCTGTTCTTTTCGAGCACCGAAACGAATGCCTATTCTAAAACGCACCTGGCATTGTTCAAAGAAATCGCAGGTTTGCTGTCGCTGGTCATTCTGATTGCATCACAGCGGAAACAAACCACCACATCAGATCGCGAATACATCGTTCTGCTAAATAAACTGGTCAGCTCTGCCAGTCCCCGCTCAGCACATGTCATTCAGTTAGTAAGTCAGTTAGCGCCAGGGCTGAGTCCCCAGCACATCACACACTATGAATCTGCGGCAACACTGATAGAAACCCGTGATTTTATTTCCGCAAATGATGATCGGGAACACGAAGCCATCGCAGCAATCATAAATCAGATCCCCGAATTAGAGACCGTTTCCACAATTATCGAGCGATTCGATAACGAGAGTGACCTGCTGTCGCTCCAGATAGACAGTATTCAAAACGAGCCGCTTTCCCTTGCCGCAAACCTGATCAGAACAGTGCAGGAATACAAAAAACTCGAACACGCCCATTCATCAAACCATTTACCCTTCGAGCACTTGCGCAGGCAAGAGGAAGTCTTTGCTCCTTTTATTGTCGATGAACTGGAGCGAGTCATCATCGCATCGAACGGTGAAACAACCCAGCAAGTCACGATTAAAGAGCTGGTTGACGGCATGATATTCAAAGAACATGTCGTCGCATCCGATGGTGCGATTCTTGTTTCCTCTCACCACATCGTAAACAGGCACATCAGACAACGCCTGGAGAATTATGGGAATAGTGGTATGCGAGTCATGGAACCGTTACTGGTAACATGCTCACCAGAAACTGCAACTTAG